From the genome of Elusimicrobiaceae bacterium:
TCAAGCGCGTTGGCGAGCGTGGCTTCGGCCGCCTGCTCCGGCGTCACGCCCAGCAGCGCCGCCGCGTGCGCGCAGATTTCCGGTATTTTCGATGGTTCGTTGCGCTTGCCCCGGCCCGACTGGGGGGGCAGGTACGGGCAGTCGGTTTCCAGCACGATATTATTCAGCCCGGCGGATTTTATCAGTTCGCGCAGCATGCCGTTTTTCGGATAGGATATGGTGCCGTTCACGCCGATGGCGAGGCCCATGTCCAGCGCGGCGCGCAGATCGGGCCCGTCGCCGCAGAAACAGTGCAGTATGCCGCTGAACCGCCCGTTGAAATGCGGGGTCCAGCAGGCGCGCATGACCGAGAACATTTCCTGGTAGGCGTTGCGTTTTCCCGAGCCGTCAAACGGGTTGCGGCAGTGCAACACCACGGGTTTGCGCGAGCCGGCGGTATGGCGTAAAATCTTCCCCAGCGCGGCGGCCTGCTCCTCGAAGCTCTGGTTGCAGCGGGCGTAATCCAGCCCTATTTCGCCAAGCCCCCGCACCTGCGGGAGCCGGAGCAGTTCCGTCAGCCGGGCAAGGTTTTCGGGCGTGGCTTGTTCGCAGTCCTGCGGATGAATGCCGCAGACCGCATAAATTTTCCCCGGATAGCGCGCGCACAGCTCAAGCGCGGGCGCCCAGTCGTCCGGCACGCAGGGGGTTTCAAAAATGAGGTCAGTGCCGCAGGCGCGGGCGCGGGCGATCACGGTGTCGCGGTCGGTTTCGAAAGCGCGGTCGCACAGGTGCGCGTGTGAATCGCAGTATCTTATGTTCATAGATGGTTTTAAGGTATACTAATATATATTGCCATCTTAAACAATCGCGGGCGGCTTGCAAACTATGAAATTCGAGCAACTGAAAAAATATCTGAAAGAGCAGGGCTACCCCGGCTACCGCACCGCACAGGTCCGCGAGGCTGTGTTTGAGCGGATGATCTCCGGCTGGGACGAGGCCGGCGTGCTGCCGGAAAAACTCCGGCGTGATCTGGCGAAAAACTTTCCGATCCTGTCGTTTGCCGCGAAAAAGGTGCTCTCGTCCGCCGAGGGCAATGCGCACAAGGCGCTGCTGGTGCTGGCGGATAAGGTTAAAATTGAAACCGTGCTGATGAACACTTTCAAAAATAACTGGAGCGTCTGCGTTTCCACGCAGGTGGGCTGCCCCGTGCGGTGTTCGTTCTGCGCGACCGGCAAACGCGGGTTCAAGCGCAACCTGCACGCCGAGGAAATAACCGACCAGGTGCTGTTCTGGAACCAGTATGTGGTAAAACACGGGATCGCGGAGCGGATTTCCAGCGTGGTGTTTATGGGCATGGGCGAGCCGTTGCTGAATTACGCGGCCACAGTCAAAGCCGTGCGGGACCTGAGCGACCCGGATTATCTCAATATAGGGCACCGGCATATTTCCGTGTCCACTTCCGGTCACGCGGAAAAAATCCGCGCGTTCGCGCTGGAACTGCCGCAGGTCAATCTGGCGGTGTCTTTGCATACGGCGATAGATGCCGAACGGGACGAACTGGTGCCGATCAACCGCAGATACAATCTTGCGGCCCTGCGCGACGCGCTGCAATATTATCTGGCCAAAACCGGCCGGCAGTTATTCATAGAATACACCGTGATAGGCGGCGTCAACGACACGCATAAGCATATTCGGCTGCTTAACGAGTGGATCAAGGCGATCCCGAACCATTATCTCATACACATCAACCTTATTGCCTGCAATCCGGCGGACGGGACGGAACCGTCGCCCGCCGCGCGCGCCGGGCTGGACGATTTCGCCGCCGCGCTTACGGGCTGCGGGCTGAGCGTGAGCGTGCGCCGCAGTCTGGGCGGCGATATAGCCGGAGCCTGCGGCCAGCTGGCCGGCAGGTGAATTTAACGGAGGACTGATTATGAAGCGCAAAACATTCATCAGGCATCTGGGCGAACACGGCTGCGAACTGCTGCGGGAAGGCGGGAAGTACTCGGTTTACAAAAATCCCGCCAACGGAGCCGAGGTTCCGGTCACGCGGCACCCTGAAATCGCGGATTATACCGTAAAAAAACTGTGCAAGGAGCTGTGGATTGATTCCCCGAAGTGATATGAAGGCCGGCGCGTTTTTGTTTTGCTGGCTGGCGGCCGCGGCGGCATGCGGATGCGCTTCCGCGCCCGGCCGGTGCGACTGGATCACGGTCGGACCCATTTATACGCAGAAAGATTATGCCCGGGTTCAGGCGTACAGTTTCAAGGGCCTGAAAAAAGACTGGCGGGCCATCGGCCTGATCCGCAGCCCGCTGGTGGAGGCGGGCAACCGCGCACGGCTCCAGGCATATGTGCTGGATACGCGCAAGCTGGCCGCGCAGTACGGCGCTGACGCGGTGGTCCTGAAGGTTGTGGACAAGAGTCAGGAGCCCAACCCGGACGGCAATACCGGCCCGGCGATGGCCTATATCTGGGCGGTGGCGGTCAAACTGGAAGAAAACATTAAAAAAGAAACGCCTTTGTCCACGGACGTGTTCGCGCCGGAGAATCAGGGGTTGCCGGGCCTGGTGTCGGACGGCGACGCGCCCGCCGCAGGTTCGCCCGCGGGGAACAGCCCCGCTCCTGTGGAAAGGGCTGTCGAGCAGTTTCAGCTGAAATAGGGGGAACAGCCGTGAGCGAGGAAACCATTTATGTTGACTGTCCGCTGTGCGGCGGCCGGCTCGAAGTGGCCAAGAACAGCGGCAAAGTCGTCGGTCACTGGGTCAGGCCGGATGCCAAGGCTGCCGGCGGGGATATAGTCAGGGACGCGCTCAGGAAACAGGCGGAGGAGAAGCTCCGGCTGGAGCAGTATTTCAATTCCGCGCCTGACAAGCTCAGCAAAAAAAGCGAAGAGCTGGATAAACTTTTTGAGGCCGAAAAGAAGCGCATTCACAAGGAAAAAGATTACGAGCGACCTGAAAATCCGTTCGATCTTGACTGAATTTCCCTCGGTGCGGTCCGGGGAATCCGTCCTGTCAGCGCGGCGATGCAATAAAATCGCCGCGTTATTCGTTAGTATAACGGGAGCGGAAGAATGACCGACGCCGAACTGGTCAGGCTTGTCCGGTGCGGTGACGGGGCTGCTTTTGAAGCCCTGATGACCAGGTATAAAGGTCCCGTTTACGGTTATATTCTCTCCCTGGTTCACAGCGAAGATGTTGCGGGCGATATTTTCCAGGAAGTGTTTATCAAGGTGTTTAAAAATATCGGCGGGTACCGCGAAGAGGGGAAATTCGGGGCCTGGGTCTACAGAATGGCGTCTAATCTGGCGATGGACCATTTCCGCCGGAGCGGACGGCTGGGCGCGAAAGAGATTGCGCTGGACGGAGAAGACGCGGAAACGGAGCTGCATTCCGTGATCGCGTCTTCCGAACAGACTCCCGAACAGCGGCTGGCAGGGCTGGAAGATGTCGTGCGGGTGCGCGCGGCGCTAGACCGGCTGCCGCCCGAACAGAAGGAAGTCGTCATGCTTAAAGAGTTTTCGGGCATGACGTTTCAGGAAATAGCCGATTCGCTGCAGGTGCCGCTCGGAACCGTGCTCGCGCGCGGAAGCCGGGCGATAAAAAAAC
Proteins encoded in this window:
- a CDS encoding sigma-70 family RNA polymerase sigma factor — encoded protein: MTDAELVRLVRCGDGAAFEALMTRYKGPVYGYILSLVHSEDVAGDIFQEVFIKVFKNIGGYREEGKFGAWVYRMASNLAMDHFRRSGRLGAKEIALDGEDAETELHSVIASSEQTPEQRLAGLEDVVRVRAALDRLPPEQKEVVMLKEFSGMTFQEIADSLQVPLGTVLARGSRAIKKLRTMLESENEPM
- the rlmN gene encoding 23S rRNA (adenine(2503)-C(2))-methyltransferase RlmN: MKFEQLKKYLKEQGYPGYRTAQVREAVFERMISGWDEAGVLPEKLRRDLAKNFPILSFAAKKVLSSAEGNAHKALLVLADKVKIETVLMNTFKNNWSVCVSTQVGCPVRCSFCATGKRGFKRNLHAEEITDQVLFWNQYVVKHGIAERISSVVFMGMGEPLLNYAATVKAVRDLSDPDYLNIGHRHISVSTSGHAEKIRAFALELPQVNLAVSLHTAIDAERDELVPINRRYNLAALRDALQYYLAKTGRQLFIEYTVIGGVNDTHKHIRLLNEWIKAIPNHYLIHINLIACNPADGTEPSPAARAGLDDFAAALTGCGLSVSVRRSLGGDIAGACGQLAGR
- a CDS encoding type II toxin-antitoxin system HicA family toxin → MKRKTFIRHLGEHGCELLREGGKYSVYKNPANGAEVPVTRHPEIADYTVKKLCKELWIDSPK
- a CDS encoding TatD family hydrolase: MNIRYCDSHAHLCDRAFETDRDTVIARARACGTDLIFETPCVPDDWAPALELCARYPGKIYAVCGIHPQDCEQATPENLARLTELLRLPQVRGLGEIGLDYARCNQSFEEQAAALGKILRHTAGSRKPVVLHCRNPFDGSGKRNAYQEMFSVMRACWTPHFNGRFSGILHCFCGDGPDLRAALDMGLAIGVNGTISYPKNGMLRELIKSAGLNNIVLETDCPYLPPQSGRGKRNEPSKIPEICAHAAALLGVTPEQAAEATLANALEIFAPGG